The following are encoded together in the Pseudophryne corroboree isolate aPseCor3 chromosome 3 unlocalized genomic scaffold, aPseCor3.hap2 SUPER_3_unloc_101, whole genome shotgun sequence genome:
- the LOC134983246 gene encoding zinc finger protein OZF-like, whose translation MLSLDSEITDNDSRQDFPGANPIIPIIYPALSADPTDPGECSPDHSDIGASVTALTVDTVFPCSIDAKCFTQNTKRITNQPAKAGESPFPCSECRKCFAQKSALVTHQRSHTGEKPYSCSECRKCFATKSFLATHQRNHTGEKPYSCSECGKCFAHRSHFVIHQHAHTGEMPFSCSECGKCFPRKSHLVPHQRSHLSEKPYSCSECGKCFAQKSTLVIHQRSHTGEKPYSCSECGKCFALKSNLVPHQRSHTGEKPYSCSECGKCFAQKSTLVIHQRSHTDEKPYSCFECRKCFTQKSALVIHQRSHTGEKPFSCSECGKCFVWKSHLVTHQRSHTGEKPYSCFKCSKCFTQKSALVIHQRSHTGEKPYSCSECGKCFVRKTHLVLHQRSHTAEKPYFCFECGKCFAQKSALVIHQRSHTDEKPYSCFECRKCFTQKSALVIHQRSHTGEKPFSCSECGKCFVRKSNLVLHQRSHTGEKPFSCSVCGKCFAQKSHLVLHQRSHTGEKPFSCSECGKCFVRKSDLVTHQRSHTGEKPFSCRERNKSALVEHIRHYPSTEPFKSSGV comes from the coding sequence atgttatccctggattctgaaataaccgataacgacagtagacaggattTTCCAGGAGCCAACCCCATTATCCCAATTAtatatccagctctatcagctgatcccactgatcctggggaatgttctcctgatcactctgatattggtgcatctgttacagctctgacagtagatacagtgtttccctgttctatagatgccaaatgttttacacagaacacaaagcgtattaccaatcagccagctaaggcaggtgagagtccatttccatgttctgagtgtaggaaatgttttgcacagaaatcggctcttgttacacatcagagaagtcacacaggtgagaagccatattcctgttctgagtgtaggaaatgttttgcaacaAAATCATttcttgctacacatcagagaaatcacacaggtgagaagccgtattcctgttctgagtgtggaaaatgttttgcacatagatcacattttgttattcatcagcatgctcacacaggtgagatgccattttcctgttctgagtgtgggaaatgttttccacggaaatcacatcttgttccacatcagagaagtcatttaagtgagaagccatattcctgttctgagtgtgggaaatgttttgcacagaaatcaactcttgttatacatcagagaagtcacacaggtgagaagccatattcctgttctgagtgtgggaaatgttttgcactgaaatcaaatcttgttccacatcagagaagtcacacaggtgagaagccatattcctgttctgagtgtgggaaatgttttgcacagaaatcaactcttgttatacatcagagaagtcatacagatgagaagccgtattcctgttttgagtgtaggaaatgtttcacacagaaatcagctcttgttatacatcagagaagtcacactggtgagaagccattttcctgttctgagtgtgggaaatgttttgtatggaaatcacatcttgtcacacatcagagaagtcacacaggtgagaagccatattcctgttttaAGTGTAgtaaatgtttcacacagaaatcagctcttgttatacatcagagaagtcatacaggtgagaagccgtattcctgttctgagtgtgggaaatgttttgtacggaaaacacatcttgttttacatcagagaagtcacacagctgAGAAGCCATATttctgttttgagtgtgggaaatgttttgcacagaaatcagctcttgttatacatcagagaagtcatacagatgagaagccgtattcctgttttgagtgtaggaaatgtttcacacagaaatcagctcttgttatacatcagagaagtcacacaggtgagaagccattttcctgttctgagtgtgggaaatgttttgtacggaaatcaaatcttgtgttacatcagagaagtcacacaggtgagaagccattttcctgttctgtgtgtgggaaatgttttgcacagaaatcacatcttgttttacatcagagaagtcacacaggtgagaagccattttcctgttctgagtgtgggaaatgttttgtacggaaatcagatcttgtcacacatcagagaagtcacacaggtgagaagccattttcatgccgtgagagaaataaatccgctcttgttgaacatattagacattacccaagtacggaaccatttaaatcttctggagtataa